A section of the Candidatus Latescibacterota bacterium genome encodes:
- a CDS encoding LptF/LptG family permease produces the protein MRLADRYILRNHVGPFLLGLSVLTFILVIDMLYSFLELFLVNKVPAKVVLELVVLSLGHIFALTIPMAVLVSTMMAFSHMVGENEITALRSGGISLYRLIAAPLVAALALTVFMFLFNNFVLPETNHRLKNLLMAVRSKKPALDIKPGRFIESIPGYTLYVRQKDDVSGELADLLIFKEERGKDPTITSAEHAQFQRDDQQDLLKLGLTEGEQFSADLQRPARMQITVFDRMDILLRDIDRDLQRRDLEHRGDREMSVAMMSEKVLRNEEELQRLDQRLAGEVDTQLGRLVTLIDPAQRKAYLERKGLPATAPASRRGAASRIQDEENTLRSLSNLMLSRDSVERKIRRYQVEIHKKFSIPVACLVFILLGAPVAIKTGRSGTGWGITFSIALFTIYYVFLVGGEELADREFLAPWIAMWMFNLLLLGLGILMLIRTNRESRPYPVVTRIAEWAERRRIAKQARRRGA, from the coding sequence GTGAGGCTGGCCGATCGCTACATCCTGCGCAACCACGTGGGACCCTTCTTGCTCGGCCTCTCGGTGCTGACCTTCATCCTCGTGATCGATATGCTCTACTCCTTCCTGGAGCTCTTCCTGGTCAACAAGGTGCCAGCGAAGGTGGTGCTGGAGCTCGTCGTGCTCAGCCTCGGGCACATCTTTGCATTGACCATTCCAATGGCCGTGCTGGTCTCCACCATGATGGCCTTCTCCCATATGGTGGGCGAGAACGAGATCACCGCGCTGCGTTCGGGGGGCATCAGCCTCTACCGCCTCATCGCCGCGCCGCTGGTGGCGGCCCTGGCGCTGACCGTCTTCATGTTCCTCTTCAACAACTTCGTGCTGCCGGAGACGAACCACCGGCTCAAGAACCTGCTCATGGCCGTGCGCTCCAAGAAGCCGGCGCTGGACATCAAGCCGGGGCGCTTCATCGAGTCGATCCCGGGCTACACGCTCTACGTCAGACAGAAGGACGACGTCAGCGGCGAACTCGCCGACCTGCTCATCTTCAAGGAGGAGCGGGGCAAGGACCCCACGATCACCAGCGCCGAGCACGCGCAGTTCCAGCGCGACGACCAGCAGGACCTGCTCAAGCTCGGCCTCACCGAGGGCGAGCAGTTCTCCGCCGACCTGCAGCGGCCGGCGCGGATGCAGATCACCGTCTTCGACCGCATGGACATCCTGCTGCGCGACATCGACCGCGACCTCCAGCGCCGCGACCTCGAGCACCGCGGCGATCGCGAGATGTCCGTGGCCATGATGTCCGAGAAGGTGCTGCGCAACGAGGAAGAGCTGCAGCGGCTCGACCAGCGGCTGGCGGGCGAGGTGGACACGCAGCTGGGACGTCTCGTCACCCTGATCGATCCCGCGCAGCGCAAGGCCTACCTGGAGCGCAAGGGACTGCCGGCCACGGCGCCGGCCTCCCGCCGCGGGGCGGCCTCGCGCATCCAGGACGAGGAGAACACGCTGCGCAGCCTGTCCAATCTCATGCTGAGCCGGGACTCGGTGGAGCGCAAGATCCGCCGCTACCAGGTGGAGATCCACAAGAAGTTCTCCATCCCGGTGGCCTGCCTGGTCTTCATCCTGCTGGGGGCGCCGGTCGCCATCAAGACGGGCCGCAGCGGCACGGGCTGGGGGATCACCTTCAGCATCGCGCTCTTCACGATCTACTACGTCTTCCTCGTGGGCGGCGAGGAGCTGGCGGACCGCGAGTTCCTGGCCCCCTGGATCGCCATGTGGATGTTCAACCTGCTCCTGCTCGGCCTGGGGATCCTCATGCTGATCCGCACGAACCGCGAGTCCCGCCCCTACCCCGTGGTCACGCGCATCGCCGAGTGGGCCGAGCGCCGCCGCATCGCCAAGCAGGCCCGGAGGCGCGGCGCATGA